A part of Pantoea vagans genomic DNA contains:
- the nrdH gene encoding glutaredoxin-like protein NrdH — MRIIIYTKDNCVQCTATKNAMDRQGLAYQLINLDSQPDAIDNLKTLGYRQVPVVMADNDHWSGFRPDKIATLRQLAAVGG; from the coding sequence ATGCGCATTATTATTTACACTAAAGATAACTGTGTCCAGTGTACGGCGACCAAAAATGCGATGGACCGTCAGGGTCTCGCCTATCAGCTCATCAATCTCGACAGCCAGCCGGATGCGATTGATAACCTGAAAACACTGGGTTACCGCCAGGTACCGGTCGTGATGGCAGATAACGATCACTGGAGCGGCTTCCGCCCGGACAAGATCGCCACGCTGCGCC
- the speG gene encoding spermidine N1-acetyltransferase — MTVKLRPLEREDLHFVHQLDNNASVMRYWFEEPYEAFVELSDLYNKHIHDQTERRFVVEHSGQKAGLVELVEINHVHRRAEFQIIIDPAHQGKGLATQAAKLAMDYGFSVLNLYKLYLIVDQENEKAIHIYTKLGFEIEGVLKHEFFINGEYRNTIRMCIFQHQYLERHKTPGGMVKPTAQ; from the coding sequence ATGACGGTAAAACTGCGTCCGCTGGAGCGGGAAGATCTGCACTTTGTCCATCAACTGGATAACAACGCCAGCGTAATGCGCTACTGGTTCGAGGAGCCTTATGAGGCGTTTGTGGAGCTGTCCGATCTCTACAACAAGCACATTCACGATCAGACCGAACGCCGCTTTGTGGTGGAGCACAGCGGGCAGAAAGCGGGATTAGTGGAACTGGTCGAGATTAACCATGTGCACCGCCGCGCTGAGTTTCAGATCATTATCGATCCGGCGCATCAGGGCAAAGGGCTGGCCACGCAGGCAGCAAAGCTGGCGATGGATTACGGCTTCTCAGTGCTGAATCTTTATAAGCTCTACCTGATTGTCGATCAGGAGAACGAAAAAGCGATCCACATCTACACCAAGCTCGGCTTCGAGATTGAAGGCGTGCTTAAGCATGAGTTTTTCATTAACGGGGAGTACCGCAACACCATCCGCATGTGCATTTTCCAGCATCAGTATCTGGAACGCCATAAAACGCCAGGCGGAATGGTGAAGCCGACCGCACAGTAA
- a CDS encoding type II toxin-antitoxin system RelE/ParE family toxin, whose product MGIYLTPDFDDDRRKARITNGMLCKTAGDIFRGLSGDPLGKFTYKKRMGLPGVSARDGARAIVFFNDGENIFFFDMYLKSELSKKKGKELEDDEIDAYCKIASDFISMGQELIDVLLIKNDLIEVVCDD is encoded by the coding sequence ATGGGAATTTATTTAACGCCTGACTTTGATGATGATCGTAGAAAAGCGCGGATTACAAACGGGATGTTGTGTAAAACCGCCGGAGACATTTTTCGAGGTCTGTCAGGTGATCCTCTGGGAAAGTTTACCTATAAAAAAAGGATGGGCTTGCCTGGTGTTAGTGCCCGTGATGGAGCGCGTGCAATCGTTTTTTTTAACGATGGTGAAAATATTTTTTTCTTTGATATGTACCTTAAAAGTGAGCTTTCAAAGAAAAAAGGAAAGGAACTTGAGGATGATGAAATCGATGCTTACTGTAAAATCGCATCCGATTTCATAAGTATGGGTCAGGAGTTGATAGATGTCCTTCTGATCAAAAATGATTTGATAGAGGTAGTTTGTGATGACTGA
- a CDS encoding DUF2002 family protein — MYLRPDEVARVLEKAGFEVDEITPRAYGYRRGENYVYVNREARMGRMALVIHPTLKEKSQPFAEPASEMKTCDHYTQFPLYLAGDSQEHYGIPHGFSSRMALERYIQSVFG, encoded by the coding sequence ATGTATTTACGACCAGATGAGGTAGCGCGCGTACTGGAAAAAGCGGGTTTCGAAGTCGATGAAATTACCCCACGAGCCTATGGCTATCGCCGTGGTGAAAACTACGTTTATGTGAATCGCGAAGCGCGCATGGGGCGCATGGCTTTAGTGATTCACCCGACGCTGAAAGAGAAGAGCCAGCCGTTCGCTGAACCTGCTTCAGAAATGAAGACCTGCGATCACTACACCCAATTCCCTCTCTACCTGGCGGGTGATTCACAGGAACATTACGGCATCCCGCACGGATTCAGTTCCCGCATGGCGCTGGAACGCTATATTCAAAGCGTTTTCGGCTAA
- a CDS encoding DUF883 family protein: MFNRTVKNDDIDINQDVNELADSLEALLKSYGSDAKDEVDSARSQAEKLLKQTRSKLNGGSNRVSQVARDAGAQVDTYVHDKPWHGVGVGAAFGIVVGILLASRR; the protein is encoded by the coding sequence ATGTTTAATCGCACTGTAAAAAACGATGACATTGATATCAATCAGGATGTGAATGAGCTGGCCGATTCACTCGAAGCGCTGTTGAAATCTTATGGCAGTGACGCCAAAGACGAAGTGGACTCTGCCCGCAGTCAGGCAGAAAAACTGCTGAAGCAGACCCGCTCTAAACTGAACGGTGGCAGCAACCGCGTATCTCAGGTTGCACGTGATGCCGGTGCACAGGTTGATACCTACGTGCATGACAAACCATGGCACGGTGTAGGTGTCGGTGCCGCGTTTGGTATCGTAGTCGGTATACTGCTGGCTTCACGCCGCTAA
- a CDS encoding helix-turn-helix domain-containing protein yields the protein MTERLKRIQGMAKRYNELGVVKDETLTAINAAVAARTIPAIRTMTGSEIREVRVRYHMSQAALAITTGMSVESVSKWERGESKPNNAAMRIINIIDAKGPQVFMT from the coding sequence ATGACTGAAAGACTCAAACGCATACAGGGTATGGCTAAGCGTTATAACGAATTGGGCGTTGTTAAAGATGAAACTCTTACAGCAATTAATGCTGCTGTTGCCGCCCGTACTATCCCTGCAATCAGGACAATGACCGGCAGTGAGATCAGAGAGGTTCGTGTACGCTATCACATGTCGCAGGCTGCACTGGCTATCACTACTGGGATGTCAGTAGAGAGTGTATCGAAGTGGGAACGGGGTGAGAGTAAGCCCAACAATGCCGCGATGCGCATCATTAATATCATTGATGCCAAAGGTCCCCAGGTCTTTATGACTTAG
- the mmuP gene encoding S-methylmethionine permease: MSEQPTPSQEKFKRTMKVRHLVMLSLGGVIGTGLFFNTGYIISTTGAAGTLLAYLIGALVVWLVMVCLGELSVAMPETGAFHVYAARYLSPATGYTVAWLYWLTWTVALGSSLTAAGFCMQYWFPQIPVWIWCLVFCCAIYLLNVISTRFFAEGEFWFSLIKVVTIVAFIVLGGAAMFGFIPMKDGTPAPGLSNLTAHGWLPNGVLPILMTMVAVNFAFSGTELIGIAAGETQQPEKVLPLAIRTTVARLIIFFIGTVFVLAALIPMDQAGIVKSPFVLVFEKIGIPYAADIINFVILTAILSAANSGLYASGRMLWSLANENTLPRAFASVNKRGVPLLAITVSMIGGLLALVSSVVAPDTVFVALSAISGFAVVAVWLSICASHFVFRRRHLQQGKSLAELGYRAPLYPLTPILGFLLCLLACVGLAFDPTQRIALWCGIPFVLFCYAAYHLTHKSSPKPEEAKDVA, encoded by the coding sequence ATGAGCGAACAGCCAACTCCCTCGCAGGAAAAATTTAAACGCACCATGAAAGTACGCCATCTGGTGATGTTATCGCTGGGCGGTGTGATCGGCACCGGCCTGTTTTTTAACACCGGCTATATCATTTCAACTACCGGCGCGGCGGGAACGCTGCTCGCCTATCTGATTGGCGCGCTGGTGGTCTGGCTGGTGATGGTCTGCCTGGGCGAACTCTCCGTAGCGATGCCGGAAACCGGCGCGTTCCACGTCTACGCCGCGCGTTATCTCAGCCCGGCAACCGGCTACACCGTGGCCTGGCTCTACTGGCTGACCTGGACGGTGGCGCTTGGCTCCAGCCTGACGGCGGCGGGCTTCTGTATGCAGTACTGGTTCCCGCAGATCCCAGTGTGGATCTGGTGCCTGGTCTTCTGCTGCGCCATCTATCTGCTCAACGTCATCTCAACCCGCTTCTTCGCGGAAGGAGAGTTCTGGTTCTCGCTGATAAAAGTCGTCACGATTGTCGCCTTTATCGTGCTGGGCGGCGCGGCAATGTTTGGCTTTATCCCGATGAAAGATGGCACCCCAGCGCCGGGCCTGAGCAATCTCACCGCGCACGGCTGGCTGCCCAATGGTGTACTGCCGATTCTGATGACCATGGTGGCAGTAAACTTCGCCTTTTCCGGCACTGAGCTGATCGGGATTGCTGCCGGTGAAACTCAGCAGCCGGAGAAAGTGCTGCCGCTGGCGATCCGCACGACGGTGGCCCGACTGATTATTTTCTTTATCGGCACCGTATTTGTGCTGGCGGCGCTGATTCCGATGGATCAGGCGGGGATTGTGAAAAGTCCGTTTGTGCTGGTGTTTGAAAAGATCGGCATTCCCTATGCGGCTGACATCATTAACTTTGTGATCCTGACCGCTATCCTCTCTGCGGCCAACTCGGGCCTTTATGCTTCCGGGCGCATGCTCTGGTCGCTGGCTAATGAAAACACGTTGCCGCGCGCCTTTGCCAGCGTCAACAAGCGCGGCGTGCCCCTGCTGGCCATCACCGTCAGCATGATCGGTGGATTACTGGCGCTGGTCTCCAGCGTGGTCGCACCGGACACGGTATTTGTGGCGCTGTCGGCCATCTCCGGCTTTGCGGTGGTCGCGGTCTGGCTCAGCATCTGCGCCTCGCATTTTGTTTTCCGTCGCCGTCATCTTCAGCAGGGCAAATCGCTGGCCGAGCTGGGCTACCGTGCGCCGCTCTATCCGCTGACGCCGATTCTGGGCTTTCTGCTCTGCCTGCTGGCCTGTGTCGGGCTGGCATTTGATCCGACCCAGCGCATTGCGCTGTGGTGTGGCATCCCGTTTGTGCTGTTCTGCTACGCCGCTTACCATCTGACCCACAAATCATCCCCGAAGCCTGAGGAGGCCAAAGATGTCGCATAA
- the mmuM gene encoding homocysteine S-methyltransferase has product MSHNPVAQALTESSPLILDGALATELEARGCHLADALWSAKVLMENPELIYQVHYDYFVAGARCAITASYQATPQGFATRGLDEAQSLALIAQSVELARRARHDYLAVRPDAKTLLVAGSVGPYGAFLADGSEYRGDYALPEAEMMAFHRPRVQALLAAGADLLACETLPSFAEAQALVKLLAEFPESRAWFTFTLRDAGHISDGTPLSEVVSWLNQQPQVVAIGINCVALESVTPALQQLQKLTDKPLVVYPNSGEQYDADSKTWHSAPSGCTLHDKLDEWQQAGAKLIGGCCRTSPNDIAAIARACQPQ; this is encoded by the coding sequence ATGTCGCATAACCCTGTCGCGCAGGCTTTAACGGAGTCGTCTCCGCTGATTCTGGATGGCGCGCTGGCCACCGAGCTGGAAGCCCGCGGCTGCCATCTGGCCGATGCGCTCTGGTCAGCGAAAGTACTGATGGAAAATCCTGAGCTGATCTACCAGGTTCACTACGACTATTTTGTTGCCGGGGCGCGCTGTGCCATCACTGCCAGCTACCAGGCGACGCCGCAGGGCTTTGCCACACGCGGTCTCGATGAGGCGCAGTCACTGGCGTTGATCGCCCAGAGCGTCGAACTGGCGCGCCGCGCCCGTCACGATTACCTGGCGGTACGGCCCGATGCGAAAACGCTGCTGGTGGCGGGATCGGTGGGGCCATATGGTGCCTTCCTGGCGGATGGTTCGGAATATCGCGGCGACTACGCGTTGCCGGAAGCGGAGATGATGGCGTTTCACCGCCCGCGCGTGCAGGCGCTGCTGGCGGCGGGTGCCGATCTGCTGGCCTGTGAAACCCTGCCTTCCTTTGCTGAAGCGCAGGCGCTGGTGAAGCTGCTGGCTGAATTTCCTGAAAGCCGCGCCTGGTTCACGTTTACCCTGCGTGACGCCGGACACATCAGCGACGGCACGCCGCTGTCAGAGGTGGTGAGCTGGCTGAATCAGCAGCCACAGGTGGTGGCCATTGGGATCAACTGCGTGGCACTTGAGAGCGTGACGCCTGCGCTGCAGCAGTTGCAGAAGCTGACCGACAAACCGCTGGTGGTCTATCCCAACTCCGGCGAGCAGTATGATGCTGACAGCAAAACCTGGCATTCAGCGCCCTCGGGCTGCACGCTGCATGACAAGCTGGACGAGTGGCAACAGGCGGGCGCGAAGCTGATTGGCGGTTGCTGCCGTACCTCTCCCAACGACATCGCGGCTATCGCCCGCGCTTGTCAACCGCAATAA